A genomic region of Metopolophium dirhodum isolate CAU chromosome 1, ASM1992520v1, whole genome shotgun sequence contains the following coding sequences:
- the LOC132933582 gene encoding uncharacterized protein LOC132933582 yields MSYSTKTDDALVKQKFKTIIEDGSNVPVDTTRPKDVPEWFDAALFARGQKYFYSNFYAIFASNLIGLILVLTVPTILDVLVFTNKSSDPFTAFKRYLDTIRHMLRWYRYDVTNVKSKSQISVAIVHGLHCAANRVSNKSGLGLRVTQKDMALTQFGFMGLLLLRKKELAIVGTEEDERAILHFWRTIGYMLGIQDKYNLCCGSLEEVRGTCALILRDVYAPGLLNPPPRFEHMVQALLSGMKPISPMLDTEAFMAFTHELCGVPVRRPLVARYSRWMYNVQVYTHAVLLTRAWLAAVFRPLLNYNMRFSVWLNVKFPVGAALQFGTKVFHRVRDEVPPHQLTADHLKQPATNGRAAMMQSAS; encoded by the exons A TGTCGTACTCGACGAAAACTGACGATGCCTTGGTGAAGCAGAAGTTCAAGACCATCATAGAAGACGGGAGCAACGTGCCGGTCGACACCACACGGCCAAAAGACGTTCCGGAATGGTTCGACGCGGCATTGTTTGCCAG agggcaaaagtatttttattcaaatttctaTGCAATATTCGCTTCAAATTTGATTGGATTAATATTGGTATTAACAGTTCCAACAATATTGGATGTATTAGTGTTCACAAATAAATCTTCTGATCCATTTACCGCTTTCAAGAGGTACCTTGATACCATCAGGCACATGCTGAGGTGGTATAGATACGACGTGACAAATGTTAAGTCAAA atctCAAATATCTGTGGCCATTGTACACGGACTTCATTGTGCTGCGAATCGAGTTTCGAATAAGTCTGGACTCGGACTGCGAGTAACTCAAAAAGATATGGCTTTAACTCAATTTGGATTCATGGGCTTACTATTGTTGAGAAAAAAAGAATTGGCTATTGTAGGCACCGAAGAAGATGAAAGGGCCATTCTGCATTTTTGGCGAACTATTGGATACATGTTGGGAATTCAAGACAA GTACAACCTGTGCTGTGGCTCGCTCGAAGAGGTTCGCGGCACGTGCGCGTTGATCCTGCGGGACGTGTACGCGCCGGGGCTGCTGAACCCGCCGCCGAGGTTTGAGCACATGGTGCAGGCGCTGCTGAGCGGCATGAAGCCCATCTCGCCCATGCTGGACACGGAGGCGTTCATGGCGTTCACTCACGAGCTGTGCGGCGTACCGGTGCGCCGGCCGCTGGTCGCCCGGTACAGCCGGTGGATGTACAACGTGCAGGTGTACACGCACGCCGTGCTGCTGACCCGCGCTTGGCTGGCCGCCGTGTTCCGGCCGCTGTTGAACTACAACATGAGGTTCTCCGTGTGGCTGAACGTCAAGTTCCCGGTCGGCGCGGCGCTCCAGTTCGGCACCAAAGTGTTCCACCGGGTCCGGGACGAAGTGCCGCCGCACCAGCTAACCGCCGACCACCTGAAGCAGCCGGCCACCAACGGACGCGCCGCTATGATGCAGTCGGCTTCTTAG
- the LOC132935238 gene encoding chitobiosyldiphosphodolichol beta-mannosyltransferase, which produces MGKKSVCVVVLGDIGRSPRMQYHAQSLIRQGFDVDIVGYTDSPVLDDLKENATIIGVPKPFPFDEYVPRTIAFLFKVVWQTLTLFWAILVKRKSDIVLVQNPPAIPTLAVCWFYCLLVNAKFIIDWHNYAYSILALTLGSNAPLVKLSLFYEHTFGKLADFNLCVTKAMKDDLHKKWNIEATTLYDRPGPQFKTITLSEKHNLLEKMNLNDFTKLSESGEVQLKPDRPSLLVSSTSWTPDEDFSILLKALQKYDESDDIYPKLICVITGRGPLKYHYQHKILKLKWKKVSIITPWLENNDYPLLLACADLGVCLHASSSGLDLPMKVIDMYGVGLPVCAYDFKCLNELVRHNENGLVFSNENQLALHIMTWFKNFPSEICEKQSRFCKEIDNFRAVDWHTNWMNNAYPIFSNDNN; this is translated from the exons ATGGGAAAGAAAAGCGTCTGCGTGGTGGTCTTGGGCGACATAGGACGGAGCCCAAGAATGCAGTATCATGCGCAGTCTTTGATCCGCCAAGGTTTCGACGTCGACATCGTCGGGTACACGGACAGCCCCGTGCTGGACGATCTGAAAGAAAACGCCACGATTATTGGTGTCCCGAAACCGTTTCCGTTCGACGAAT ATGTTCCAAGGACGATAGCATTCCTGTTCAAAGTTGTATGGCAAACACTGACATTGTTTTGGGCCATATTGGTGAAACGCAAATCCGATATCGTTCTAGTTCAAAATCCACCCGCGATTCCTACACTTGCCGTTTGTTGGTTTTATTGTCTGCTCGTTAATGCAAAATTTATAATCGACTGGCATAATTATGCATACTCAATACTTGCCCTGACTTTGGGTTCCAATGCACCTCTGGTAAAACTCTCCTTATTCTATGAACATACTTTTGGTAAACTGGCTGATTTTAATCTATGTGTTACCAAAGCAATGAAAGATGACCTGCATAAAAAATGGAATATCGA agCTACGACCCTGTATGATCGCCCGGGACcacaatttaaaacaatcacATTAtctgaaaaacataatttactagaaaaaatgaatttaaatgatttcactaaGCTATCAGAATCTGGAGAAGTGCAATTAAAACCTGACCGGCCTAGTCTACTTGTGTCCAGTACTAGCTGGACCCCAGATGAAGATTTTTCGATTCTATTGAAGGCTCTACAAA AATACGATGAAAGTGATGATATCTACCCAAAACTCATCTGTGTTATCACCGGGCGAGGCCCACTAAAATATCACTATCAacataagattttaaaattgaagtGGAAAAAAGTTTCTATCATTACACCTTGGCTTGAAAATAATGACTATCCACTTCTTTTAG CGTGTGCAGATCTTGGTGTGTGCTTACATGCCTCCTCGAGCGGTTTAGACTTGCCGATGAAAGTGATTGATATGTACGGTGTTGGCTTACCTGTCTGTGCATATGATTTcaaatg cTTAAATGAATTGGTTCGACACAATGAAAATGGTCTTGTATTCTCAAATGAAAATCAACTTGCATTGCACATTATGACATGGTTTAAAAACTTCCCTTCGGAGATCTGCGAGAAACAAAGTAGATTTTGCAAAGAAATTGATAATTTCCGGGCAGTAGATTGGCATACAAACTGGATGAATAATGCCTATCCAATTTTTTCGAACGACAATAATTAG